Proteins found in one Streptomyces sp. CB09001 genomic segment:
- a CDS encoding MerR family transcriptional regulator, whose product MRISGDGTVGGGPGHSLGAGGPYPPPGSRLRAGAGHAQHGVAADPGPQRPAAVPTSGGATSMASEQIGYRGPTACAAAGITYRQLDYWARTGLVEPSVRPAHGSGTQRLYSFRDVVVLKIVKRFLDTGVSLQNIRTAVQHLRERGFRDLERMTLMSDGATVYECTSPEEVHALLQGGQGIFGIAVGVVWRDVESALSQLHGERIDTGETLVGHNPADELARRRNNRAV is encoded by the coding sequence GTGAGAATCAGCGGCGACGGTACGGTTGGGGGTGGCCCCGGGCACAGCCTCGGGGCAGGTGGTCCGTACCCTCCCCCGGGCTCCCGGCTTCGCGCAGGCGCGGGCCACGCCCAGCACGGTGTTGCGGCCGATCCCGGTCCACAGCGACCGGCAGCCGTGCCGACCAGCGGAGGGGCGACGTCCATGGCGTCCGAGCAGATCGGCTACCGCGGGCCGACGGCCTGCGCGGCCGCCGGCATCACCTACCGGCAACTCGACTACTGGGCCCGTACGGGCCTGGTCGAGCCCAGCGTGCGGCCCGCGCACGGATCCGGGACGCAGCGGCTGTACAGCTTCCGCGACGTGGTCGTGCTGAAGATCGTCAAGCGCTTCCTCGACACCGGTGTGTCCCTGCAGAACATCCGCACCGCCGTCCAGCACCTCAGGGAGCGCGGCTTCCGCGACCTGGAGCGGATGACGCTGATGAGCGACGGCGCCACCGTCTACGAGTGCACGTCGCCCGAGGAGGTGCACGCCCTGCTCCAGGGCGGGCAGGGCATCTTCGGGATCGCCGTCGGCGTGGTGTGGCGGGACGTGGAGAGCGCGCTGTCCCAGTTGCACGGTGAGCGGATCGACACGGGCGAGACCCTGGTCGGGCACAATCCGGCCGACGAGCTGGCCCGGCGGCGGAACAACCGGGC
- a CDS encoding bifunctional nuclease family protein, whose amino-acid sequence MNELDVVGVRVEMPSNQPIVLLREVGGDRYLPIWIGPGEATAIAFAQQGMAPARPLTHDLFKDVLEAVGQELTEVRITDLRDGVFYAELVFASGVEVSARPSDAIALALRTGTPIYGSDTVLDDAGIAIPDEQEDEVEKFREFLDQISPEDFGTSNQ is encoded by the coding sequence GTGAACGAGCTCGATGTCGTAGGTGTCCGGGTCGAGATGCCCTCCAACCAGCCGATCGTGCTGCTGCGCGAGGTGGGCGGCGACCGTTACCTTCCCATCTGGATCGGACCGGGGGAGGCGACGGCGATCGCCTTCGCCCAGCAGGGCATGGCTCCCGCACGGCCGCTGACCCACGACCTCTTCAAGGACGTGCTGGAAGCCGTCGGCCAGGAGCTCACCGAAGTACGCATCACCGACCTGCGCGACGGGGTCTTCTACGCCGAGCTGGTCTTCGCGAGCGGGGTCGAGGTCAGTGCCAGGCCGTCCGACGCCATAGCGCTGGCCCTGCGCACCGGTACGCCGATCTACGGCAGCGACACGGTCCTCGACGACGCCGGTATCGCCATTCCGGACGAGCAGGAGGACGAGGTGGAGAAGTTCCGTGAGTTCCTCGACCAGATCTCGCCCGAGGACTTCGGGACCAGCAATCAGTGA